A part of Pectinatus sottacetonis genomic DNA contains:
- the aroB gene encoding 3-dehydroquinate synthase, producing the protein MKNVRVDLKENSYDIWIGNNLDEKIKQFFTEAGFSRRVFIISDTNVGPLYKNDIIKLLQAVGYSVSVELIKAGEPSKSWDTAQLLYTKVIEAGLDRNSPIIALGGGVVGDIAGFIAATYMRGVPFIQMPTSLLAHVDSSVGGKVAINHPMGKNLIGAFYQPKAVFIDLDMLKTLPPREISAGLAEIIKYGLIYDKEFFSYIEKNSSMVFRFNNEVLQNIIARSCEIKASVVSKDERENGLRAILNFGHTLGHAVERETQYKKYNHGEAIAIGMMGAVFISVELGLIDKSLIEILRQILAECNLPQKADACDKEKLYKDLFHDKKTVDGKIKWVLLDRIGQVHLDNNVAEKIVKKAIDFIIK; encoded by the coding sequence TTGAAAAATGTACGGGTAGATTTAAAGGAAAACAGCTATGATATTTGGATAGGAAATAATTTGGATGAGAAAATAAAGCAGTTTTTTACTGAAGCTGGTTTTTCCCGCAGGGTTTTTATTATTTCAGATACCAATGTCGGGCCGCTATATAAAAATGATATAATAAAATTATTGCAAGCAGTGGGATATAGTGTATCCGTTGAGCTGATAAAGGCCGGTGAACCATCAAAATCATGGGATACAGCACAGCTCCTTTACACAAAAGTGATCGAGGCTGGTTTGGATAGAAATTCACCGATCATAGCATTAGGCGGTGGTGTTGTTGGGGATATAGCCGGATTTATAGCAGCAACGTATATGAGGGGAGTTCCTTTTATACAGATGCCCACTAGTCTGTTAGCACATGTGGATTCTTCTGTTGGTGGGAAAGTAGCAATAAATCATCCCATGGGGAAAAATCTGATAGGAGCTTTTTATCAGCCTAAAGCAGTATTTATAGATCTTGATATGTTAAAAACTTTACCACCGCGGGAAATATCAGCAGGATTGGCTGAAATAATAAAATACGGACTTATTTATGATAAAGAATTTTTTTCTTATATAGAAAAAAATTCTTCGATGGTATTTAGGTTTAATAATGAAGTATTGCAAAACATTATTGCCAGGTCATGTGAAATTAAAGCATCTGTTGTAAGTAAAGATGAACGGGAGAATGGTCTGCGGGCAATATTGAATTTTGGGCATACATTAGGACATGCAGTGGAACGGGAAACACAATATAAAAAATATAATCATGGTGAAGCAATAGCAATTGGGATGATGGGAGCGGTTTTTATAAGTGTGGAACTGGGACTTATAGATAAGTCACTCATAGAAATACTGCGCCAAATTTTAGCTGAATGCAATTTACCGCAGAAAGCGGATGCATGTGATAAAGAAAAGCTCTACAAAGATCTTTTCCATGATAAAAAAACTGTTGATGGTAAAATTAAATGGGTGTTATTGGATAGAATTGGGCAAGTTCATTTAGATAATAATGTGGCTGAAAAAATAGTAAAAAAAGCAATTGATTTTATTATAAAATGA
- a CDS encoding prolipoprotein diacylglyceryl transferase has product MIKWLFILLEKGGCRVITMWEIGTIHIYWYGITVSFSIIVGMVITWLNVVKRKENFSVIIDMLLCTIPAGIVCSRVIYVFFHWPEFSYNIYNIVMLNKGGMSVYGAFAGLLLGTLVYTYVSDRDFWFWLDVLTPGMIAGLMVNQIGNFCMQNTIGSPFPISVSSNHALAVYLQFKQRPAGFENYLYYRPVALYQAGALGIILLYSIALTYMQVIYNKISYGTIFLSAIILATGCRFYFGFMYLSTHIDISLHTGQYIALLIMAACGIIYYYRKKKIRNKNTYHY; this is encoded by the coding sequence ATGATAAAATGGTTGTTTATATTACTGGAGAAGGGTGGTTGTAGGGTTATTACTATGTGGGAAATAGGAACTATTCATATATATTGGTATGGAATTACAGTTAGTTTTTCAATAATTGTAGGAATGGTTATAACATGGCTTAATGTGGTAAAAAGAAAGGAAAATTTTTCAGTAATAATTGACATGTTGCTTTGTACTATACCAGCAGGGATTGTTTGCAGCAGAGTAATATATGTGTTTTTTCACTGGCCAGAGTTTTCCTATAATATTTATAATATAGTCATGCTTAATAAGGGTGGGATGTCTGTATATGGGGCTTTTGCCGGATTATTGCTGGGGACATTAGTATATACATATGTGTCAGACAGGGATTTTTGGTTTTGGCTGGATGTATTGACACCAGGAATGATTGCCGGGCTTATGGTTAATCAAATCGGTAATTTTTGCATGCAGAATACAATCGGCAGTCCTTTTCCCATAAGTGTAAGCAGCAATCATGCTTTAGCAGTATATCTTCAATTTAAGCAAAGACCAGCTGGTTTTGAAAACTATTTGTATTACAGACCAGTGGCATTATATCAGGCTGGGGCTTTAGGAATAATTTTGCTATATTCAATAGCATTGACATATATGCAGGTCATTTATAATAAAATATCTTATGGTACCATTTTTTTGTCAGCAATCATTTTAGCGACGGGATGCAGATTTTATTTTGGTTTTATGTATTTATCAACCCATATAGATATAAGCCTGCATACTGGACAATATATTGCTTTATTAATAATGGCAGCTTGCGGCATTATTTATTATTATCGGAAGAAAAAAATTAGAAATAAAAATACATATCATTACTAA
- a CDS encoding LptA/OstA family protein, with the protein MRVLKISFLLLVLLLVSSYSSVFASPKITADKTTFDILSGTYRLDGNVRVETSKFTVTADHAQVNLTSFEVWAQKNIKCTYGRKEDGTLINFTGDDLYGAWPDKTITVKGGTTFEYENMTITADQTSFNWETKIADFSGSVIVKKDGQIEKYNEIKYNVIKKEFIQ; encoded by the coding sequence ATGCGTGTATTAAAAATCTCTTTTCTTTTATTAGTCTTGTTGCTTGTATCTTCATACAGCAGTGTATTCGCATCGCCTAAAATCACAGCAGATAAAACAACCTTTGACATTTTGTCAGGAACATACAGATTAGATGGAAATGTTCGTGTAGAAACCAGTAAATTCACCGTGACTGCCGATCATGCCCAGGTAAATCTTACTTCATTTGAAGTATGGGCGCAAAAAAACATAAAATGTACTTATGGTCGTAAAGAAGATGGTACTTTAATCAATTTTACCGGTGATGATCTATATGGTGCCTGGCCTGATAAAACGATAACTGTTAAGGGTGGCACAACCTTTGAATACGAAAACATGACAATAACCGCAGATCAAACGTCATTTAACTGGGAAACAAAAATTGCTGATTTTTCTGGTAGTGTCATCGTAAAAAAGGATGGACAAATAGAAAAATACAACGAAATAAAATATAATGTAATAAAAAAAGAATTTATCCAATAA
- a CDS encoding ASCH domain-containing protein has product MMALNFQAPKHEKLLMIRQKNCTVRLGDVSKHFPESSLVWITTGGKFQPKKKLFIAFLDKVQVKTMAELTSEDLDHQNPEINTREDLVRDFENIYKKRITLEDTVTVIYFSEVL; this is encoded by the coding sequence ATGATGGCATTAAATTTTCAGGCACCTAAACATGAAAAATTATTGATGATTCGTCAAAAAAATTGTACAGTGCGTTTGGGGGATGTGAGTAAACACTTTCCAGAAAGTTCATTAGTATGGATCACTACAGGTGGTAAATTTCAACCTAAGAAAAAACTTTTTATTGCTTTTTTGGATAAGGTACAGGTTAAAACGATGGCTGAATTGACATCAGAAGATCTTGATCATCAGAACCCGGAGATAAACACACGGGAAGATCTAGTACGCGATTTTGAAAATATTTATAAAAAAAGAATAACATTGGAAGATACTGTAACTGTAATCTATTTTTCCGAAGTTTTATAA
- the ilvB gene encoding biosynthetic-type acetolactate synthase large subunit, whose product MRINGARAVIESLKNEDVEIVFGYPGGAVLTLYDEIYKTKFPHILTKHEQGAVHAADGYARATGKIGVCIATSGPGATNLITGIATANIDSIPLVCITGQVATPFIGRDSFQEADVCGITSPITKHNYLVRDVRELSRVLKEAFFIAGTGRPGPVVIDIAKDVFAAEVDYEYPAEVNLRGYSGKYIGNEKDLDKAVKLLKQAEKPLVFVGGGVVSSGTYISFREFINMLGIPVTSTLMGLGCVEPEQKGNLGMAGMHGSYAANMAIMQCDLLIGIGVRFDDRVTGIMKEFAPKAKIIQFDIDYAEVNKNVVSYLSVIGDLRWSLPLLCKKTKIYAEKIKKNSAQWIDYVIKMHKNNPFSYKKSDNHIMAQEIIEKTAELTENDTIAVTDVGQHQMWAAQFFKVYGPRHFITSGGLGTMGYGLPAAMGAKIGCPDKAVVLFTGDGSIMMNCQEMATLADYDINVKIIVIHNHVLGMVTQWQRMFYGKRYSQSILNSKADIVKIAQAMGIKGIRIDEKTDLIKILKQTLAQQGPALIDVNVPDTEDVLPMVPGGKRLDQMIMESEAANK is encoded by the coding sequence GTGCGTATAAATGGAGCAAGAGCCGTTATTGAAAGTTTAAAAAATGAGGATGTAGAGATTGTATTTGGGTATCCTGGCGGAGCTGTACTGACTTTATATGATGAAATATATAAGACAAAATTTCCTCATATCCTTACGAAGCATGAACAGGGGGCTGTTCATGCTGCCGATGGATATGCGAGGGCCACGGGAAAAATAGGTGTGTGCATAGCAACTTCGGGACCAGGAGCAACAAATTTAATAACGGGAATAGCAACAGCAAATATTGATTCGATTCCCTTGGTATGTATAACCGGTCAGGTAGCAACACCATTTATTGGCAGAGATTCATTTCAGGAAGCTGATGTATGCGGCATAACTTCACCGATAACAAAGCATAATTATCTTGTACGAGATGTCAGGGAATTGTCACGGGTTTTAAAAGAAGCTTTTTTTATTGCCGGTACAGGCCGTCCCGGGCCGGTGGTAATAGATATAGCAAAAGATGTTTTTGCGGCAGAAGTTGATTATGAGTATCCTGCAGAAGTGAATTTACGTGGTTATAGTGGAAAATATATTGGCAATGAAAAAGATTTGGATAAAGCAGTAAAACTGTTGAAACAGGCAGAAAAACCATTGGTTTTTGTAGGTGGTGGTGTAGTTTCTTCTGGTACATATATCAGTTTTCGTGAATTTATAAATATGCTCGGCATTCCTGTTACCAGTACATTGATGGGACTGGGGTGTGTTGAGCCTGAGCAGAAAGGAAATCTAGGAATGGCCGGGATGCATGGTTCATATGCGGCTAATATGGCTATTATGCAGTGTGATCTTCTTATAGGAATAGGTGTTCGATTCGATGACCGTGTAACAGGAATTATGAAAGAATTTGCCCCGAAGGCAAAAATAATTCAGTTCGACATAGATTATGCTGAAGTAAACAAAAATGTTGTATCATATTTAAGTGTAATAGGCGATTTAAGATGGTCATTGCCCTTGTTATGTAAAAAAACCAAAATATATGCGGAAAAAATTAAAAAGAATAGTGCTCAATGGATTGATTATGTGATAAAAATGCATAAAAATAATCCGTTTTCGTATAAAAAGAGTGATAATCATATAATGGCTCAGGAAATTATTGAAAAAACTGCCGAGTTGACGGAGAATGACACTATTGCAGTTACAGATGTAGGGCAGCATCAAATGTGGGCGGCACAATTTTTTAAGGTTTATGGACCCCGTCACTTTATTACCTCAGGCGGATTGGGAACGATGGGGTATGGACTTCCGGCAGCAATGGGAGCCAAAATAGGTTGCCCGGATAAAGCTGTGGTCCTGTTTACCGGTGATGGCAGTATAATGATGAACTGTCAGGAAATGGCTACGCTGGCTGATTATGATATTAATGTTAAGATAATAGTTATACATAATCATGTTTTGGGAATGGTAACGCAATGGCAGAGAATGTTTTATGGAAAACGATATTCACAGTCAATTTTAAATAGTAAGGCTGATATCGTGAAAATTGCGCAGGCCATGGGAATAAAAGGAATTCGTATAGATGAAAAGACGGATTTAATTAAAATACTGAAACAAACTTTAGCGCAGCAAGGTCCTGCTCTTATTGATGTTAACGTACCCGATACTGAAGATGTTCTTCCGATGGTACCAGGAGGAAAGCGGCTTGATCAGATGATAATGGAAAGTGAGGCAGCTAATAAATGA
- a CDS encoding deoxyguanosinetriphosphate triphosphohydrolase, giving the protein MNIREKTEELEYEILSPDAAKSRDAKRSKDETMCPFRTAYQRDRDRILHSKSFRRLKHKTQVYITAGDHYRTRMTHSLEVAQISRTIARGLRLNEDLTEAIALGHDVGHTPFSHVGEEVMNALAGHFYHNEQSLRMVEYLEKNGKGLNLTIAVKDGILNHTGKVVPKTLEGRIVKTADRIAYLCHDYDDSLRSGLLNKIDLPDIVVGSLGSDYSTMITGMVSDMILSSSDKHDILLSDHMVKVMNVFRTFMFEKIYHSKVLEKERKQAGFIVEQLFKYYMKNPDKMPREFWVREKKWGKQQVVVDYIAGLTDSYAVAKFNEIFVPPVWNQWLKVY; this is encoded by the coding sequence ATGAATATTAGAGAAAAAACAGAGGAACTTGAATATGAAATACTTTCACCTGATGCGGCTAAGAGCCGTGATGCAAAGCGTAGTAAGGATGAAACAATGTGTCCGTTTCGGACAGCTTATCAAAGGGATCGCGACAGGATATTACATTCTAAATCTTTTCGGCGGCTTAAACATAAGACGCAGGTTTATATAACAGCGGGAGATCATTACAGGACAAGGATGACGCATAGCCTTGAAGTAGCACAAATATCACGTACCATAGCGCGTGGCCTTCGCTTGAATGAAGATCTTACAGAAGCTATTGCGCTGGGGCATGATGTTGGACATACACCGTTTAGTCATGTTGGGGAAGAAGTAATGAATGCTTTAGCAGGTCACTTTTATCATAATGAACAAAGTCTGAGAATGGTCGAGTATTTGGAAAAAAATGGAAAAGGTCTTAACTTGACTATTGCAGTAAAAGACGGTATTTTAAATCATACGGGAAAGGTAGTACCTAAAACACTGGAAGGTAGAATAGTAAAGACAGCTGACAGAATAGCATATCTTTGTCATGATTACGATGACAGTTTACGTTCTGGATTGCTTAATAAAATTGATTTACCTGATATCGTAGTTGGCAGCTTGGGTAGTGACTATTCAACAATGATAACGGGCATGGTCAGTGATATGATATTGTCATCTTCTGATAAACATGATATTTTATTATCAGATCATATGGTTAAAGTAATGAATGTATTCCGTACTTTTATGTTTGAGAAAATATATCATTCTAAAGTATTGGAAAAGGAAAGGAAACAGGCCGGATTTATAGTTGAACAGCTTTTTAAATATTATATGAAAAATCCCGATAAAATGCCGCGGGAATTTTGGGTGAGAGAGAAGAAATGGGGAAAACAACAAGTCGTTGTTGATTATATAGCTGGACTTACTGACAGTTATGCAGTAGCTAAATTCAATGAAATATTTGTACCACCAGTTTGGAATCAATGGCTAAAGGTTTATTAA
- the ilvN gene encoding acetolactate synthase small subunit has translation MKYQIAILVENKPGVLTHVSGLISRRAFNIETINAGYTEEDDVTRINIVVNASDNMELNKVIHQMAKLIDVIKIVNISELPSISRELILVKVKADSPGVRADIVNIANIFRAHIVDVGHQNVVIELTGEQDKLAALVDMLGCYEVLEIARTGPVALSRGITPIKNM, from the coding sequence ATGAAATATCAAATAGCCATTCTCGTGGAAAATAAGCCAGGGGTATTGACCCATGTATCGGGCTTGATAAGCCGCCGAGCATTTAATATTGAAACAATAAATGCTGGATATACTGAAGAAGATGATGTTACACGAATAAATATTGTGGTCAATGCATCTGATAATATGGAATTGAATAAAGTAATACACCAGATGGCGAAACTTATCGATGTTATAAAAATTGTTAATATCAGTGAGCTGCCGTCTATAAGCAGAGAATTGATACTAGTAAAGGTAAAAGCAGATTCACCTGGAGTGAGAGCAGATATTGTAAATATTGCAAATATATTTCGGGCGCATATAGTTGATGTGGGGCATCAGAACGTAGTTATTGAACTTACTGGTGAACAAGATAAACTGGCGGCACTAGTTGATATGCTTGGCTGTTATGAGGTTTTGGAAATAGCCCGTACTGGTCCTGTTGCATTGTCTCGTGGCATTACACCCATAAAAAATATGTAA
- the ilvC gene encoding ketol-acid reductoisomerase, with the protein MAKVYYDQDVDWNVISDKKVAVIGYGSQGHAHALNLKESGLDVTVGLYAGSKSIQKAKDAGLKVASVAEAVKNADITMILIPDEIQASIYKTEIAPNLKSGSALAFAHGFNIHFQQIQPPEDVDVFMVAPKGPGHLVRRTFVEGGGVPDIFAVYQDASGKAWDIALAYARGIGGTRAGVIKTTFQEETETDLFGEQAVLCGGITHLITAGFETLVKAGYQPEIAYFECFHEMKLIVDLMYEGGMAKMRYSISDTAEYGDYTAGPRLITDKTKKEMENVLTDIQDGTFATKWLAENKAGRAQFYAMRRRHAQHQIEEVGGKLRKMMSWLHDNDKKD; encoded by the coding sequence GTTATGGAAGCCAAGGACATGCTCATGCCTTAAATCTTAAGGAAAGTGGTCTTGATGTGACGGTAGGCCTTTATGCCGGCAGTAAATCAATACAAAAAGCTAAAGATGCTGGGCTGAAAGTAGCAAGTGTTGCTGAAGCGGTTAAAAATGCTGATATTACTATGATTCTAATTCCTGATGAAATACAAGCTAGTATATATAAAACAGAAATTGCCCCTAATTTAAAATCTGGTAGTGCCTTGGCTTTTGCCCATGGTTTTAATATTCATTTTCAGCAAATTCAGCCGCCTGAAGATGTAGATGTATTTATGGTTGCACCAAAAGGACCGGGACATCTTGTTCGTCGTACATTTGTTGAAGGTGGTGGTGTTCCTGATATTTTTGCAGTTTATCAGGATGCTAGTGGTAAAGCGTGGGATATTGCTCTGGCTTATGCACGGGGAATTGGTGGAACTCGTGCTGGTGTTATTAAGACAACATTTCAGGAAGAAACGGAAACTGACTTGTTTGGTGAACAAGCTGTGCTTTGTGGTGGGATTACTCATTTGATTACAGCTGGTTTTGAAACATTGGTAAAAGCAGGATATCAGCCGGAAATTGCTTATTTTGAATGTTTTCATGAAATGAAATTGATCGTTGATTTAATGTATGAAGGCGGTATGGCAAAGATGCGATATTCTATCAGTGATACTGCAGAATATGGTGATTATACTGCGGGACCGCGTTTGATTACTGATAAAACAAAGAAAGAAATGGAAAATGTTCTTACCGATATTCAGGATGGTACATTTGCAACAAAATGGCTTGCAGAAAATAAAGCTGGCCGTGCACAATTTTATGCAATGCGCCGTAGACATGCACAGCATCAAATTGAAGAAGTTGGTGGTAAGCTTCGCAAAATGATGTCATGGCTGCATGATAACGATAAGAAAGATTGA
- the aroC gene encoding chorismate synthase — protein sequence MLRFLTAGESHGQCLTSILEGVPAGLKIDIEKINKNMIRRQMGYGRGGRMKIETDKVDILSGIRFGETIGSPITMQVKNNDWQNWQRKMSITGQPFGDKVTAARPGHADWVGINKYNRSDIRDILERASARETAARVAVGSVCQQFLEDLGIKIVAHVVNIGGVRIDRKKIDYKNMGQNISELNCMEADAEQKMREKIREASQAGDTLGGTFEVIVSGVPMGMGTHIQWDKRLDGKLAQALMSIQAIKAVEIGDGVKYADYPGSKMHDEMFYDEHKKVYRKSNHAGGLEGGMTNGENIIVRAVMKPIPTLMKPLHSIDIASRQEVLASKERSDICAVPAASVVGAAMTAFTIADAVLEQFAGNNMIDVKNAIKSYNNRLDER from the coding sequence ATGTTGCGGTTTTTAACAGCTGGCGAGTCTCATGGACAATGTCTGACATCTATATTGGAAGGAGTTCCAGCCGGACTTAAAATTGATATTGAAAAAATAAATAAAAACATGATCCGCCGCCAAATGGGATACGGACGTGGCGGTCGAATGAAAATAGAAACAGATAAAGTAGATATTCTATCTGGTATCCGATTTGGGGAAACAATTGGTAGTCCTATTACTATGCAGGTAAAAAATAATGATTGGCAGAATTGGCAGCGAAAAATGTCTATAACTGGGCAGCCTTTTGGAGATAAAGTAACTGCAGCAAGGCCGGGACATGCTGATTGGGTGGGCATAAACAAATACAATAGAAGCGATATACGGGATATTTTAGAACGTGCCAGTGCGAGAGAAACGGCAGCCAGAGTAGCTGTTGGATCTGTCTGCCAGCAGTTTTTGGAAGATTTGGGCATAAAAATAGTAGCACATGTTGTAAATATTGGCGGAGTACGGATAGATAGAAAAAAAATAGATTATAAAAATATGGGACAAAATATTTCTGAACTTAATTGTATGGAAGCTGATGCAGAACAAAAAATGCGTGAAAAAATACGTGAAGCAAGTCAGGCGGGTGATACGCTGGGTGGTACATTCGAAGTAATAGTAAGTGGGGTTCCAATGGGTATGGGAACTCATATTCAGTGGGACAAGCGGCTTGATGGAAAATTAGCGCAGGCATTGATGTCTATACAGGCTATTAAGGCAGTTGAAATTGGTGATGGTGTTAAATATGCAGATTATCCTGGCAGTAAAATGCACGATGAAATGTTTTATGATGAACATAAAAAGGTTTATCGTAAAAGTAATCATGCTGGTGGACTGGAAGGCGGCATGACAAATGGAGAAAATATTATCGTCCGTGCAGTAATGAAACCAATTCCTACATTGATGAAACCACTCCATTCTATTGATATTGCAAGTAGGCAGGAAGTGTTAGCATCAAAAGAACGAAGTGATATTTGTGCCGTTCCGGCTGCTTCAGTGGTTGGAGCCGCTATGACAGCCTTTACAATTGCCGATGCAGTTTTGGAACAATTTGCCGGGAACAATATGATTGATGTAAAAAATGCTATTAAAAGTTATAATAATAGATTGGACGAAAGATGA
- a CDS encoding shikimate kinase codes for MKNVVFIGFMGTGKSCVGRLLAEKISFSFADTDILVEQNCGMSIPEIFAQYGEKYFRSEEKKAVKEAAACSNIVISTGGGVPTFEENMAVLKKNSIIICLCASVNTILQRTKGRNNRPLLNSDKDKVQQLLDKRQPVYKKADFIIDTDDLSPLQIVNEIMLYLKRRKN; via the coding sequence ATGAAGAATGTAGTTTTTATAGGATTTATGGGAACGGGCAAAAGCTGTGTCGGCCGTCTGCTGGCAGAGAAAATAAGTTTTTCTTTTGCGGATACAGACATTCTTGTAGAACAAAACTGTGGAATGAGTATACCAGAGATTTTTGCTCAATATGGGGAAAAATATTTTCGTAGTGAGGAAAAAAAAGCTGTAAAAGAAGCAGCGGCATGTTCTAATATTGTTATTTCTACTGGCGGAGGAGTTCCAACATTTGAAGAAAATATGGCTGTGTTGAAGAAAAACAGTATTATTATTTGCCTTTGTGCCAGTGTTAATACTATACTTCAGCGAACTAAAGGACGTAATAACCGGCCGCTTCTTAATTCTGACAAAGATAAAGTTCAGCAGCTTCTAGACAAAAGGCAGCCAGTATATAAAAAAGCTGACTTTATAATTGACACGGATGATTTATCCCCGCTTCAGATTGTTAATGAGATAATGCTGTATTTAAAAAGGAGAAAAAATTGA
- a CDS encoding DUF1858 domain-containing protein, with protein sequence MTITKDMGIMEVVQKYPETVDVFAMSGMGCIGCAAAHFENIEQGALAHGIDIEKLMADLNEVAEAQPQQ encoded by the coding sequence ATGACAATTACTAAAGACATGGGGATTATGGAAGTTGTTCAAAAATACCCAGAAACTGTTGACGTATTTGCGATGTCTGGTATGGGCTGCATTGGTTGTGCTGCTGCTCATTTTGAAAATATCGAACAAGGCGCTTTAGCGCATGGCATTGATATTGAAAAATTAATGGCAGACCTTAATGAAGTTGCTGAAGCGCAGCCTCAGCAATAA